A region of Streptomyces sp. NBC_01267 DNA encodes the following proteins:
- a CDS encoding STAS domain-containing protein, which yields MDVMDMSGALPEPGPCARSYTVGPFTVVEFRGEVDLVSADCIRVHTDAATAHRGARVIVDLRPATFIDCAALGLLCRARRRALDRGGSIDLVCTRPLHLRMLRVTGLDSYFRSSATVAAISA from the coding sequence ATGGACGTGATGGACATGTCGGGGGCGCTGCCCGAACCCGGCCCCTGCGCCCGCAGTTACACGGTGGGGCCGTTCACCGTGGTGGAGTTCCGGGGCGAGGTCGATCTGGTCTCGGCCGACTGCATCAGGGTGCACACCGACGCCGCCACCGCGCACCGGGGCGCACGGGTGATCGTCGACCTCCGCCCCGCGACCTTCATCGACTGCGCGGCACTGGGACTGCTCTGCCGGGCCAGGCGGCGGGCGCTGGACCGCGGCGGGTCCATCGACCTGGTCTGCACCCGGCCGCTGCATCTGCGGATGCTGCGGGTGACCGGTCTGGACAGCTACTTCCGCAGCAGCG